The Carassius gibelio isolate Cgi1373 ecotype wild population from Czech Republic chromosome B22, carGib1.2-hapl.c, whole genome shotgun sequence genome window below encodes:
- the LOC127988360 gene encoding complement factor H-like isoform X3 codes for MKYWEMILFLLSAIIDVSTNAQEVTCEGEQLINVDILIGHPGIVSPYKPGHILVFRCTDVNQKMHGHRAIECQPDGKWDQAYPTCRGIRCEVPRDQHVSHPDNYFIGDMKLGAKHNYYCESGYEKNAEEATCTRDGWTPNPLCTVMTASSKCGTPPTVNNADTVEMTKKEYNTGERVEFICFNKYTLDSHSPFSKYLTCQQGKWTGKVKCLKPCAVTVEEMDERGIEPAFTDQQKLFAPHDDHITFKCQWGKNSVGFTPRHKCNDGVMTLPKCV; via the exons ATGAAATATTGGGAGATGATTCTCTTTCTTTTATCAGCGATCATAGATGTCTCAACCAATGCTCAAG AAGTTACCTGCGAAGGGGAACAACTCATCAATGTTGACATTTTAATTGGACATCCAGGAATTGTTTCACCTTACAAACCTGGACATATTTTAGTTTTTCGATGCACTGATGTGAACCAGAAGATGCATGGACATCGAGCAATTGAATGCCAGCCAGATGGAAAATGGGATCAGGCATATCCGACATGTAGAG GGATTAGATGTGAAGTTCCACGTGACCAGCATGTGTCTCACCCAGACAATTATTTCATAGGAGATATGAAACTGGGAGCAAAACACAACTACTATTGCGAGTCTGGGTATGAGAAAAATGCAGAAGAAGCCACATGTACACGAGATGGTTGGACACCAAATCCACTGTGCACTG TGATGACAGCCTCAAGCAAATGTGGCACACCACCAACAGTAAACAATGCAGATACAGTAGAAATGACAAAAAAGGAATACAACACAGGAGAGAGAGTTGAATTCATCTGCTTTAATAAATACACATTGGATTCACATTCCCCTTTCTCCAAATACTTGACCTGTCAGCAAGGCAAATGGACAGGAAAGGTTAAGTGTTTAA AGCCCTGTGCAGTGACAGTGGAAGAAATGGATGAAAGAGGTATAGAGCCGGCCTTCACTGATCAACAAAAGTTGTTCGCACCACATGATGATCACATCACCTTTAAGTGTCAGTGGGGCAAAAATTCAGTAGGTTTTACCCCAAGACACAAGTGTAATGATGGAGTGATGACTTTGCCAAAGTGTGTGTGA
- the LOC127988360 gene encoding complement factor H-related protein 4-like isoform X1, with protein sequence MKYWEMILFLLSAIIDVSTNAQEVTCEGEQLINVDILIGHPGIVSPYKPGHILVFRCTDVNQKMHGHRAIECQPDGKWDQAYPTCRGIRCEVPRDQHLSFPDIYFRGDMKLGAKHNYYCESGYEKKAEEATCTQDGWTPNPLCTGIRCEVPRDQHVSHPDNYFIGDMKLGAKHNYYCESGYEKNAEEATCTRDGWTPNPLCTVMTASSKCGTPPTVNNADTVEMTKKEYNTGERVEFICFNKYTLDSHSPFSKYLTCQQGKWTGKVKCLKPCAVTVEEMDERGIEPAFTDQQKLFAPHDDHITFKCQWGKNSVGFTPRHKCNDGVMTLPKCV encoded by the exons ATGAAATATTGGGAGATGATTCTCTTTCTTTTATCAGCGATCATAGATGTCTCAACCAATGCTCAAG AAGTTACCTGCGAAGGGGAACAACTCATCAATGTTGACATTTTAATTGGACATCCAGGAATTGTTTCACCTTACAAACCTGGACATATTTTAGTTTTTCGATGCACTGATGTGAACCAGAAGATGCATGGACATCGAGCAATTGAATGCCAGCCAGATGGAAAATGGGATCAGGCATATCCGACATGTAGAG GGATTAGATGTGAAGTTCCACGTGACCAGCATCTGTCTTTCCCAGACATTTATTTCAGAGGAGATATGAAACTGGGAGCAAAACACAATTACTATTGCGAGTCTGGGTATGAGAAAAAGGCAGAAGAAGCCACATGTACACAAGATGGTTGGACACCAAATCCACTGTGCACTG GGATTAGATGTGAAGTTCCACGTGACCAGCATGTGTCTCACCCAGACAATTATTTCATAGGAGATATGAAACTGGGAGCAAAACACAACTACTATTGCGAGTCTGGGTATGAGAAAAATGCAGAAGAAGCCACATGTACACGAGATGGTTGGACACCAAATCCACTGTGCACTG TGATGACAGCCTCAAGCAAATGTGGCACACCACCAACAGTAAACAATGCAGATACAGTAGAAATGACAAAAAAGGAATACAACACAGGAGAGAGAGTTGAATTCATCTGCTTTAATAAATACACATTGGATTCACATTCCCCTTTCTCCAAATACTTGACCTGTCAGCAAGGCAAATGGACAGGAAAGGTTAAGTGTTTAA AGCCCTGTGCAGTGACAGTGGAAGAAATGGATGAAAGAGGTATAGAGCCGGCCTTCACTGATCAACAAAAGTTGTTCGCACCACATGATGATCACATCACCTTTAAGTGTCAGTGGGGCAAAAATTCAGTAGGTTTTACCCCAAGACACAAGTGTAATGATGGAGTGATGACTTTGCCAAAGTGTGTGTGA
- the LOC127988360 gene encoding complement factor H-related protein 4-like isoform X4, with protein sequence MKYWEMILFLLSAIIDVSTNAQEVTCEGEQLINVDILIGHPGIVSPYKPGHILVFRCTDVNQKMHGHRAIECQPDGKWDQAYPTCRGIRCEVPRDQHLSFPDIYFRGDMKLGAKHNYYCESGYEKKAEEATCTQDGWTPNPLCTVMTASSKCGTPPTVNNADTVEMTKKEYNTGERVEFICFNKYTLDSHSPFSKYLTCQQGKWTGKVKCLKPCAVTVEEMDERGIEPAFTDQQKLFAPHDDHITFKCQWGKNSVGFTPRHKCNDGVMTLPKCV encoded by the exons ATGAAATATTGGGAGATGATTCTCTTTCTTTTATCAGCGATCATAGATGTCTCAACCAATGCTCAAG AAGTTACCTGCGAAGGGGAACAACTCATCAATGTTGACATTTTAATTGGACATCCAGGAATTGTTTCACCTTACAAACCTGGACATATTTTAGTTTTTCGATGCACTGATGTGAACCAGAAGATGCATGGACATCGAGCAATTGAATGCCAGCCAGATGGAAAATGGGATCAGGCATATCCGACATGTAGAG GGATTAGATGTGAAGTTCCACGTGACCAGCATCTGTCTTTCCCAGACATTTATTTCAGAGGAGATATGAAACTGGGAGCAAAACACAATTACTATTGCGAGTCTGGGTATGAGAAAAAGGCAGAAGAAGCCACATGTACACAAGATGGTTGGACACCAAATCCACTGTGCACTG TGATGACAGCCTCAAGCAAATGTGGCACACCACCAACAGTAAACAATGCAGATACAGTAGAAATGACAAAAAAGGAATACAACACAGGAGAGAGAGTTGAATTCATCTGCTTTAATAAATACACATTGGATTCACATTCCCCTTTCTCCAAATACTTGACCTGTCAGCAAGGCAAATGGACAGGAAAGGTTAAGTGTTTAA AGCCCTGTGCAGTGACAGTGGAAGAAATGGATGAAAGAGGTATAGAGCCGGCCTTCACTGATCAACAAAAGTTGTTCGCACCACATGATGATCACATCACCTTTAAGTGTCAGTGGGGCAAAAATTCAGTAGGTTTTACCCCAAGACACAAGTGTAATGATGGAGTGATGACTTTGCCAAAGTGTGTGTGA
- the LOC127988360 gene encoding complement factor H-related protein 4-like isoform X2, with protein MKYWEMILFLLSAIIDVSTNAQEVTCEGEQLINVDILIGHPGIVSPYKPGHILVFRCTDVNQKMHGHRAIECQPDGKWDQAYPTCRGIRCEVPRDQHVSHPDNYFRGDMKLGTKHNYYCESGYEKKAEEATCTQDGWTPNPLCTGIRCEVPRDQHVSHPDNYFIGDMKLGAKHNYYCESGYEKNAEEATCTRDGWTPNPLCTVMTASSKCGTPPTVNNADTVEMTKKEYNTGERVEFICFNKYTLDSHSPFSKYLTCQQGKWTGKVKCLKPCAVTVEEMDERGIEPAFTDQQKLFAPHDDHITFKCQWGKNSVGFTPRHKCNDGVMTLPKCV; from the exons ATGAAATATTGGGAGATGATTCTCTTTCTTTTATCAGCGATCATAGATGTCTCAACCAATGCTCAAG AAGTTACCTGCGAAGGGGAACAACTCATCAATGTTGACATTTTAATTGGACATCCAGGAATTGTTTCACCTTACAAACCTGGACATATTTTAGTTTTTCGATGCACTGATGTGAACCAGAAGATGCATGGACATCGAGCAATTGAATGCCAGCCAGATGGAAAATGGGATCAGGCATATCCGACATGTAGAG GGATTAGATGTGAAGTTCCACGTGACCAGCATGTGTCTCACCCAGACAATTATTTCAGAGGAGATATGAAACTGGGAACAAAACACAATTACTATTGCGAGTCTGGGTATGAGAAAAAGGCAGAAGAAGCCACATGTACACAAGATGGTTGGACACCAAATCCACTGTGCACTG GGATTAGATGTGAAGTTCCACGTGACCAGCATGTGTCTCACCCAGACAATTATTTCATAGGAGATATGAAACTGGGAGCAAAACACAACTACTATTGCGAGTCTGGGTATGAGAAAAATGCAGAAGAAGCCACATGTACACGAGATGGTTGGACACCAAATCCACTGTGCACTG TGATGACAGCCTCAAGCAAATGTGGCACACCACCAACAGTAAACAATGCAGATACAGTAGAAATGACAAAAAAGGAATACAACACAGGAGAGAGAGTTGAATTCATCTGCTTTAATAAATACACATTGGATTCACATTCCCCTTTCTCCAAATACTTGACCTGTCAGCAAGGCAAATGGACAGGAAAGGTTAAGTGTTTAA AGCCCTGTGCAGTGACAGTGGAAGAAATGGATGAAAGAGGTATAGAGCCGGCCTTCACTGATCAACAAAAGTTGTTCGCACCACATGATGATCACATCACCTTTAAGTGTCAGTGGGGCAAAAATTCAGTAGGTTTTACCCCAAGACACAAGTGTAATGATGGAGTGATGACTTTGCCAAAGTGTGTGTGA